Proteins found in one Mycoplasmopsis citelli genomic segment:
- a CDS encoding DUF6037 family protein encodes MKKLNILYSELWKLIWSITSFLFKYNNDEYVLLLNKFVNGIKKQVQYALVKLEFFNTNNLSKKLICKANPAKLIANKAKIIEIRKFFNVYYQSNLEDFLKEFTKEFAKQIPNKINRKTTKVEKRAKILSRYPDKSKDINCIYCYGLYRNPKGRARNSYNSWKAEILRRELYEKFKGDSTISFLFSCKKEREKGNEEIITNFAKRAKNST; translated from the coding sequence ATGAAAAAATTGAATATATTATATTCGGAATTGTGAAAATTAATATGATCAATTACAAGCTTTCTTTTCAAATACAATAACGATGAATATGTTCTTTTGCTTAATAAATTTGTGAATGGTATAAAAAAGCAAGTTCAGTATGCTTTAGTTAAATTAGAGTTTTTTAATACTAATAATTTATCTAAAAAACTAATTTGTAAAGCAAACCCAGCAAAATTAATAGCTAATAAAGCTAAAATTATAGAAATAAGAAAATTTTTCAATGTTTACTATCAAAGTAATTTAGAGGATTTTTTAAAAGAATTTACAAAAGAATTTGCCAAACAAATACCCAATAAGATCAATAGAAAAACTACAAAAGTCGAAAAAAGAGCTAAAATATTATCAAGATACCCTGATAAATCAAAAGATATTAATTGTATCTATTGCTATGGGTTATATAGAAATCCCAAAGGTAGAGCAAGAAATTCGTATAATTCATGAAAAGCAGAAATTTTAAGAAGAGAATTATATGAAAAGTTTAAAGGTGACTCAACTATAAGCTTTCTTTTTTCATGCAAAAAAGAACGCGAAAAAGGTAACGAGGAAATAATAACAAACTTTGCAAAAAGAGCAAAAAATAGTACTTAA